The segment TTGCAAGAACACCTCCTGGGGAGAGAAGTTAGTTTATTTGTGTTGCTATTACGGAGGAGTTTGATGCTGTGCCAAACGCTGCTCTCTCCCCAGAAGCTGCAGCGATGCACTGGGGAGTGCCGGCAGCCGGAGCACAGCAGCCTGGCGCAGCAGCGCCCGCGTAGATGATGGTACCCAGGCGCGAGCCCCTGTCCCACCACAGTGCTGCCACCATGCCCCAGCAGGACGAGAGCAAGAAGCCACCTGTGGAGACGGCGCCAGAGCAGCGCTGGAAGCTGCAGGTCTTCTACCTGTGCTTCTATGGCTTCATGACGCAGATCCGGCCTGGGGAGAGCTTCATCACACCCTACCTGCTGGGACCCGACAAGAACTTCACGCAGGTGGAGGTGAGATGTGTGTACCTCTGCCCCGGTGCCACCTCTTTCAGCCACTGGCACTGGGTCTTGAGCTGTGCACCTCCCAGCATGGGTGCCAGCACCTGGCAGCTTGGGGTCAGGTGGCTGCTGTTCCTCATATGCCTGGAAGCCACTGTTGGGGTGAAGGCGTTTCTTGGCGGGATGGAAGGCTGAGCTCACTTTGTGCTactggggatggggcagctggggtgcatggctggggctgctggcagcgaGGGGGTTAAGCAATCCTCCTCTGCTAAGCAATGCTGACCCTGCTTCCAGCCTCCATGGGAACGCCATGTTCCCAGCACAGGAGGGGGCCAGGGCTCAGCTGGGCCGAGCATGTGGGGCCGAATTCCTCCCCGGGAGGGTCACACAGCACTTGGCCTTCCCCCACACATGGCAGGTGACTAACGTGATCACACCGGTGCTGACGTACTCCTACATGGCGGTGCTGGTGCCCATCTTCCTGCTGACAGACTACCTGCGCTACAAGccggtgctggtgctgcagagcctgaGCCACATCTCCATCTGGCtactgctggtgctgggcacctCCATTTTGGCCATGCAGCTGATGGAATTTTTCTACGGTGTCACCATGGCCGCACGCATCGCCTACTCCTCCTACATCTTCTCCCTTGTTGCACCGTCCCGCTACCAGCGCATGGCCAGCTACTCCCGCTCCTCCGTCCTCCTGGGCGTCTTcaccagctcagtgctggggcagctctgcgTTACGCTTGGCAGTGTTTCCTTCCTCACCCTCAACTACGTCTCGTTGGGCTTCGTCACCTTTGGCCTGCTCCTCACCCTCTTCCTGGAACGGCCCAAGCGCAGCCTCTTCTTCAACAGGGCCAAGGCGGCCTGCAATGGTGCTGTGCCCACTGAGCTGGATAAGATGGACAGTAGGGATAAGACAGACAGTGGGGACGGTGGCACGGTGATGGGGGGCTGGcgccaggctgtgctgtgccgcATGCTGCGGGAGGTGTGTGTGGTGGCCAAGCAGTCCCGGCTCCAGCTCTGGTCCTTCTGGTGGATCTTCAACTCAGCTGGCTATTACCTGGTGCTGTACTACGTGCAGATCCTCTGGAACGACATCTACCCAGCCAGGGACAACCGGCGGTTGTACAACGGTGGGGTGGATGCTGCCTCCACGCTGCTGGGTATGTGGGGTGGGACAACCTCATCCCGTTGCATGTCCTGGGGACAGGGTCTTCACAGTGCTTTATGTGGGGTGGGGTGGTGTCAGTAGACTTGAGGATGTGGTGGAGCAGCATGTTCTGATGGTGAAGTGTTGATGGTGTCCCCCGTATCCCCCTGCCCAGGAGCCATCGCCTCCTTTGCGGCCGGCTACTTGAAGATCCACTGGGCACTGCGGTCAGCACTGGTGATTGGGGTGGTGACAGCCatccaggcagggctgctgctacTCATGAACACCACCGGAAACATCTGGCTTTGCTACGCAGCCTATGTCCTCTTCCGTGGCTCCTACCAGTTTCTGGTTCCCATCGCCATGTGCGTGGTACTCTGACCCCTCATTGGGAGGGCtttggggtgtgtgtgtggggtggtggcagggctgctgctcaccACCCTCCTCATCTCTCAGTTTCCAGATAGCTACCTCCTTATCCAAAGAGCTCTGCGCCCTTGTCTTTGGAGTCAACACATTCTTTGGCACCATGCTGAAGACTGTCATCACCATCATTGTGGCTGACAAGAGGGGCTTGGGCCTTTCTGTGCACCCCCAGGtaggatggggctgggagcatCAAGGAGGGCGGGTTCCCATAGTGgtgtggggctggctgcagaACCACTCTCTTGCAGTTCTATGTCTACTTTGGCTACTTTTCACTGCTGGCACTGGTCTACCTGCTGGTGGCCATGGTGGTGGTCATCCGGCACAGCGGCCACCCACAGCCACCAGAGCTGATCCCCACTGAGGGGCAACTGCAGGAGAAGAGCCCTGAGGCAGCGGCCATGCAAGCCTGAGTGCCAGCACCCAGTGAGGCaggatggacagatggacaggcTCCTTTGGCATGGCTCAGTCAACCTTGGTCATGGCTCAACCAACGAGTGTCACCACCAGCATATGCTTCACCTCCCATCCTTCTGACGGTGCTGAGCTttctgccccagctgccccatgACCTGGGTGCAAAGCAAGATGCTGGCAGTACACAGCTAGCACCCAGCCCCGAGGGTTGTCCTTCCAACCCTTACTTGGGGCCCAAACATACCCCGACAGAGGCAGGATGCCCATCACAGCAACAAAGGGCACCACGCAAGGGGTACCCCCAtcatcctgcagagctgcatggagCCAGGCTACAAGAGGATAACGTTTCTTTATTCAGTGCCTTTAGAAAATGGTTTATGGGACACAACTgacaaaaaatataaagatcCACAGGCTTTAAATTCCATTAATTACACAAAATACAGTAGACTGTAAGAAATACACGCCGTGTGACTTGCACAGCTTTTATGGtaatttctataaaataataaaaagctagttacagatttattttttttttcctttttttttttttagcacctTGGATATGCCCACACCAATGCAAACTGTCTTTGCTCCGCTGTGGCCCCCAGGGCACAATAGCAGTGGCCCAGCAGGTGCTGGCAGTGTCTGGCCTAGGTACCACAAGTGGTCAACATGCGCACACACGCAAATGCATGTAAACACATGCCAAGGGCATGCCAGGCCACCCCACTCCTGCCCTAGCAGTGAGGCTGTCCCATTGCCCTGTGCACCCCCTCAGTCcccactgagctgtgctgaaagCACCTGGGGCGGGGAGCACACAGAGGGTTCAGAGCCTGACCCTATACAGGGGTAGGGAGAAATGGATGGGGGCTTTGGGGCGGATATGGGGACCAGACACCAGGGCTCACCTTGTGCCCCGCGAGGGATGGATGATAGAGAGGAGGTGCAGGGCCGGATAGGATGGGTCTTACCTGGGGAGGATGGAGACTGCAGAGGAACGAGGCACCAGGGagccccaccaccaccatgggTCGGTCCTCACCTGGGAGGGGATAGCTGGGGTCCTCCTTGGGTGGACTGGAGATGCCGCACCCCTTGCAATGTGGATTTGGGGCTGGCCCCGAGCTCCTGGCCAGGACAGAGCAGGGCTTTCCAGCAGGTGACACTGCACAGCATCTTCAAAACCTGCCTGCAGAGCATCCTTCCCTACCCAGCCTCCCTGGTGAGCAtctgagcagggaggaggagcaCGTGGCTGACACAAGGGTACAGCTGAAGTGGTTAAACACAAGGGGTTAGAAAAGAAGTGGAACCAGAGGTACAGGAGGAAGaaggcagccagcccacggctGCCCTTATGCTCAGGGGTGGGGGTGAGCCCCCTCCAGGACAGAGCAGTGACAATGGCGATACTCTTTGGCTTTAGGTCTGGGGGAGAAGAAACCCAGTGGGGTAAAGGTAGGAGtgtggcagggagcagagcctcCCCAAGGAGGTGTGCAGCACTCAGAGAGCAGGGTCATTTTTTGGTGGCAGTCATGAAGCTGTTCTCAATGCAGAGGACAGCAAAGGCATGCTGACAGCTGCTGGCTGACTGCTCCAGGAGCTTGCCTGAGCTCAGTGAGGAAGCCTGACCGCTGGTGCCACGCTCCTCCGTCCTCCAAGCCTCACAGTAGCTCTCGGGCAGGCGACGGCCCTTGGCATCTGAGCCATGCCAGATGCTCTTCTGTGGCCTGAAAGGCAGAGGGATGTGAGGCTGCTGTGATGGGATCCAGTCCCCAGCCGCCCTCCCTGCAGGGATGACCAGGGCAGGATGCAGCATGCAATACCCAGTACTCAGGGATTGTCAGCACAGGATGCAGTGCACAGTACCCAGTGTCCACTCCAACCCTGTCccctctctgcctgcagcagccacatACTGCACCCTGGCAGGAACAGTGGCCCTATGCTCACCACGCTGAGTCCCGCAGGATGTCTCGGCCATCAAAGGAGAGGATGCGGGCTCCAGCCCTCAGCGGTGCCTCGCTGCCGGTGAAGAGGGCCTCCCAGTTACTGAAGAGCACCTCATCCTGGGGGCAGAAAAAGGGGTCAGCCCATCCCAAGAGTTCTGCAGCTCCAGAGCTCCAACCTgtggctcccagcagccccaagCAGGGGATGCTCTTCAGTCACCATTCCTGCCAGGCAGCCTGATGGCAGCTCTGGGTGCCACGTGGAGGGACACAGCACAGTGAAGGGCTttgggaaggggctggggcCATACCCGGAGGTTGACGATGGGCACAGCAGTGCGGTCAGCCCTGCGCACGATGCTGTACAGGTCCTGCAGGCGGGAAGAGAGGAAGGCACGGAAGGTGCCGACCAGCCCGACCTGCCGGGCTTGCTGGAAGCACTGGAAGTCAGCACCACGAATGCCACGCATGCCACCGCTCAGTGGGGTGTTCAAGGCCACCAGGTGCAGCTGCAAAGGAGATGAGCAGTGTTAGGGACATGTCATACCCCATGCCATctccctgcccagggcagggacCAGAGGCACTCACAGCAGGCTGGAAGTCCTGGTGCACATGAGCGGCCACGGGGGCCGGATCTGGCCAGCGGTGGATGTAGTAGCTGTTGAGGAGCtcgtgctgctgcagcaggggcgGCTGGGGCAGGCGGTGCTGGTTAGCCACCACCTCATCCCCACGCCAGGGCCGGGCAGTGGGCGGGGGGCTGTGGTTGCGCAGGGGGTGCATGGGTTGCTGGGCCCCCCCGTAGTGGATGCTGGGCAGCTTGTCGTATACCTCATTGTCCTGGGGCAAAAGGGAGAGAGCACTCAGGGCTGCACGGATCTGTGCAGGGGACATGGAAGGGACATGgaagggacagggatgggactCACCAGCGCTGAGCTGGGGACCAGGGtgtgctcctccagctgcaagGACACAGCatgtgagagcagagctgctttccccGCCCCAAGAGCATTCCCAGAAGGATGGTGCCAAACCCCAGCTGGAGCAGCCTAGTGCCACCTGTCCCCACTCACCAGCACCCTGCGGAAGCCCCCGCGCAGGCGGACGTAGAGCTCCTGCCGGTCAGCCAGGAAGATGAGCCCCCCCTCAGGCAGCTCATGTGCAGTGCTCAGCATGGCCTGGTATGTGGGCATGGTGCgcagctgcaggcacagagtGATGGGGCTCAGCCTcagcatggggacatggtgacacCTCCAACCCATCCCAGCCCTAACTCACCCCCAGGGATGTCCCACTGGTGCCTGGTGGCCCGGGGGGGCCTGGCGGTCCAGGGGGACCAGGGATGCTGATCGCTGAGTGGAAGGAGGGTGAGATGGTGAGTGATGTCCCACGCTGGGGAAAAGGCAGAGACACAGGGCAGGTACTCACCTTGTCTGTGGGGGCCTGGGAAAGAGGGTGGGCCGGGGGGGCCAGGAGGGCCAGGGGGGCCTTGCCGCCCTTCGTAGCCAATGCCAGGGGGGCCCTGTGGTCCAGGAGGCCCTGGTGGCCCAACAATGCTCTCCCCTTTTGGACCCTGAATAGTGTGAAAGAGCATCACTGAAACAaaggcacagccccagcacccagaCTTGCTGGCCCCTGTGCCATGGGGGTACTCACCATCAGGGTGGGGGATACTCATGGCAGGGTGGGGGGTACTCACCGGTGGACCAGGATAGCCTTGGGGCCCTGGTGGCCCGCTGACACTGGGGCCATAGAGTGTGGAGCCACCTGGCTCGCCTTTCTCTCCTTTGGGACCTGCCTCTCCCTTGTCACCCTGTGGGAAGGTGTGGCCTTAGGAGAAGCAGCTGGgtgcaccccacagccccagatGGCACCAGACCAGGTGCTGAGGACATGCCCATGAGGCAAAGCTTACCCGCAGGTTGGCACTGAACCGGCTCAGGTCATAGGGGAACTGGCCTGGGGAGAGAGAGACAGTGTGGGCACAGGGCACCCACCACTCGTCTCTCTGTCCGTGGGGATGTGCCACTCACCTGGGGGCCCCGGGGCACCCacatctcctttctctcccttttgaCCTGGAAACTGGTAGAAACCTGTGGGGAGCACATGGGTGATGCCGTCTCAGAGGTGCAGCCCCACGGCCACCACTCCAACAGAGGCACCCTTGGTTGGGATCCCCAGACTGCCAGGAGGTGCCAGGGTACAGAACTCCCCTTACCCGGGAAGGAAGGACGGCTGGCATCACTGAagccctgcagggacacagagagcagctgctggtACCAGCCTACAAGCCAACTCTGGCAGATGGCACCAGGGTGCCCTCTCTAACCCTACCAAGCACCGAGAGGACCGCAGCACTACTCACGTTGTTGCTGTCATAGACCACGCTGCCAGGCGGCCCAGGAGGGCCTGGGGGGCCTGGGGGGCCAGGGGGAccctggaggaggagagaagatgCATCAGGGTCCTGGACAGCGCAACAGGTTCCTGCAGGGGACTGTGCCCTGTGCCAAAGGGATGCAGGATCCCTTGGTCCCCTGTCCCCCTTTCCATGCAGCTGCACTCACCTGCAAGCCCAACACACCACTGATGTCCACTGGGTCACCCTTCTCACCCTTCAGCCCATTCATGCCAGGACGTCCCTGTTGATGGCACAACATCAGCCTCACTCCTGTCCCCATGTCATGGTGCAGAGGCCAGAGCTGGTGTCCCTGCCCTTGTGTTCCATCCCCAGCATtgcctccatccccaccatcccATGTGGACACAATGTTTTGGGGTCAGGCAGGCATGCTGGGAGAGCACCAAGGTGGAGGAGCCAAAAGCCGAGAGGCAGAGGCAGGGATGGAAAACAAACCAGGAATGGGTCTTACAGGTCTGCCCGGAAAGCCAATTTCTCCCTTCATCCCTGCTCGTCCATGGGGGCcctggagggaaaagagagaggagaggtaTGTTCAGAGCGCTGGAGAAGCCCCATCCCTCAATAGGCGCAAGGAGAGTAGCAATGCTGACTTACAGATGGGCCCATTGGTCCCTGCTGCCCAGGCTCCCCCTGTGGAAATGTCAAACAGGGAAATGTTATCAGCACCAGGATGgcagcaccaccagcagcactgtgctccgGCATGGTGCACTTACCTTCTGTCCTTTCACGTTGGCAGTGATGACGGTCCCATCTGGGCTGATGATGATGCCGggctctcccttctctccctgcaaGGGGCATACAAATGGAGCACAAACCCAGTGTCGTAGGGCTGGCACCAGCCAGAAGAAAGAGGGACCAAGAGCTGTTACCTTCATCCCCGGTGCACCTTGGATGCCGGGTGATCCCCGATCCCCCTTCAGTCCCACTGGGCCctgtgcagaggagcagagcccacATCAGCTACCCAACTGGTACCTaggggctgccctgctgctggcaccctGACACTCACTGGGAAACCGGCGTGTCCTGGTCTGCCCTGCAGGAGGAGCACACAGTGAGCAAAGAGGCGGCTGTCCGGGTGCACTGCCCAGGTAAGGatgggggcagtggggtggTACCTACCTCTGggcctggcagagctgccaaAGGCCTCTAGAAGAAcagtcaaaacatttttttttaatgggatcTTTGCTCTGGAggccagcctgcagcacaggcagagctACCACAGAGGTCCCCTGTTTTTTCCACACGATAGGGGCTGGACAGGTGCTTTTCCCCCCAGATTTAGCTCCCCCCAGCATGGGAATGGCACAGCACTTGGGCATCAAACTGAGGGTGCCAGAAGCCATTACTTACATCCTCACTTGAGATGTAGATGACCTGTCCGGGCGGACCAGGTGGGCCAGGGGGGCCTGGTAGCCCCACACCGTCTTGGCCTCGCTCACCCTGCAGGACACAGGTTGTCAGACCCAGCTGCCACCAATCAGCCCCACTCGcatcccagcagtgcccagcccaCACCTACCTTCTCACCAGGGCTCCCACGGTTGCCTTTTGGACCCTGTGAAGGGATGGAAGCATGAGTGAGCACAAGGAAGGCACTGGCCCTATGAGGTGTTTGGTGTGATGTTGGAGGGATGGAGGTGTCTGCGAGCAGATGGGGTCTAGGACAAGAGCAGCATGCATCCTTGTCTGGAGCAAGGAGCAGAGtttggggcagggatggggctgtggcTCCTACCTGCGGTCCAGGGAAGCCCTCCAGGCCAGGGCGGCCGTCCACACCAGGCACACCAGCATCCCCCTATAAGAGCATCAGAACAGTgtgaggcacaggcacagcaTCCTGACACGTCTCACCCACCTCATCCCTCCCAACATCCCACTCCTACCTTAGGGCCTGGCGGGCCGGGCTGTCCGAGGCTGCCCACCTCGCCCTTGATCCCTGGTAGTCCTGGCACACCCTGCAGAAGCCACAAGGATGAGGGGTCGTGAGCGCACAGCAGCCACACGGTATGCACCAGGAGGGGGTAGGTGGGAGGGATGGGGCACAACAGCAGCTACCTGTGGTCCACTGGGGCCGCGTGGTCCGGGGGAGCCGGTGGTGAGTGGCAGCCCAGAGCCCTCCATGTCACCCTGGGACATGAGAAGGGGATGAGCTGTGCCTGTCCCCTTCATCCCACAAGCACTGCCACTATCCCCATGAAAGCTCCCAGCACTTACAAATCCAGTCTCATACCCTGGCCCTGGTGGACCTGGGGGCCCTGGCGGCCCTCGGGGTCCAACTGGCCCGGGGAGGCCAGCCAAGCCAGTCTCTCCTGGGGGACCGGCTGGTCCTGCTTCTCCCTTGCTGccctgcaaagggaaaagaacaaaggaGTGGATGGGATGTGCAGAGCCATCCCCACATAGCACAGTACCCCAGGTCACTGTGCAATGTGCACGGTGGCCACCATAGGTTCTTCTACAACCATaaatacttctctttctttttttttcttttttttttttttctttttcatgctgcCCTGACACTGGGGTGAATTTTGCACCAAAGGGGGACACTCACATGCATCCCACATTTTGTTATGAGCGTCTAAGTGGTGCAgtctccatccccaccccaccTATGCTCTCAGTGCTCATGGCACCTCAGAATGTCAATTCACAAAGCTCTGGCCCCCAGCTCGAACCTCCACAGCTGAGCTGGGGGCTGTAGTGGGCAAGGGGCAGCCTCGCCACACAGGGACGGAAAGGACAAGTATGCAGTTCCAGACATGCCACCTGCA is part of the Numida meleagris isolate 19003 breed g44 Domestic line chromosome 5, NumMel1.0, whole genome shotgun sequence genome and harbors:
- the COL18A1 gene encoding collagen alpha-1(XVIII) chain isoform X2 gives rise to the protein MRALQALHWGQAPASAPECLCLRSKGACFPLPMALHHLGLWLLLASCCFSSSDAQLLDWIWGSPKTTGTPMASSIAETSPTLSTPLSSAAAGDVATTQRHWEPEPSMAAPTGQESTESTDGTKQGDRSTVGITVPTSTTWTAAPPRSTAPTRSPTETPWLLGMGNPNTTELPWQQEGTGGPLQRPAATHPENLSTEVSLLELIGDPPPEEIIKIYGPENNPGYVFGPNANTGQVARYHLPSPFYRDFSLLFHIQPTTPQAGVLFAITDSSQSIIYVGVKLSDLQMGKQQIIFYYTEPGSQNSYAAATFTVPTLLNQWTRFAISVEEDEVILYLDCEEHERVHFERSPDEMELEEGSGLFVAQAGGADPDKYQGVIADLRLRGDPRAAEHQCEEEEEDDTEASGDFGSGAEDRHHPSGKDKDIPGLLDAIPVTSPPVAAGSETRSSAGSPQQAERTRVEERLQVSTGGTGPKGEKGEKGERGLKGDSGTSGILGTGTAKGEKGEKGELGIKGSAGFGYPGSKGQKGEPGEPGPPGPLSRHTDSLSLEKVIGPPGPTGAPGKDGAPGRDGEPGDPGEDGKPGEMGPQGFPGTPGESGQKGEKGDPGMGPRGPPGPPGPPGPPGPSFKQDRLTFIDMEGSGFGGDLETLRGPRGPPGPPGPPGVPGLPGEPGRFGMNSTDLPGPPGLPGRDGTPGPPGPEGPLGPPGKDGMPGPPGPKGERGDMGDLGLPGAPGPKGSKGEAGPAGPPGETGLAGLPGPVGPRGPPGPPGPPGPGYETGFGDMEGSGLPLTTGSPGPRGPSGPQGVPGLPGIKGEVGSLGQPGPPGPKGDAGVPGVDGRPGLEGFPGPQGPKGNRGSPGEKGERGQDGVGLPGPPGPPGPPGQVIYISSEDGRPGHAGFPGPVGLKGDRGSPGIQGAPGMKGEKGEPGIIISPDGTVITANVKGQKGEPGQQGPMGPSGPHGRAGMKGEIGFPGRPGRPGMNGLKGEKGDPVDISGVLGLQGPPGPPGPPGPPGPPGSVVYDSNNGFSDASRPSFPGFYQFPGQKGEKGDVGAPGPPGQFPYDLSRFSANLRGDKGEAGPKGEKGEPGGSTLYGPSVSGPPGPQGYPGPPGPKGESIVGPPGPPGPQGPPGIGYEGRQGPPGPPGPPGPPSFPGPHRQAISIPGPPGPPGPPGPPGTSGTSLGLRTMPTYQAMLSTAHELPEGGLIFLADRQELYVRLRGGFRRVLLEEHTLVPSSALDNEVYDKLPSIHYGGAQQPMHPLRNHSPPPTARPWRGDEVVANQHRLPQPPLLQQHELLNSYYIHRWPDPAPVAAHVHQDFQPALHLVALNTPLSGGMRGIRGADFQCFQQARQVGLVGTFRAFLSSRLQDLYSIVRRADRTAVPIVNLRDEVLFSNWEALFTGSEAPLRAGARILSFDGRDILRDSAWPQKSIWHGSDAKGRRLPESYCEAWRTEERGTSGQASSLSSGKLLEQSASSCQHAFAVLCIENSFMTATKK
- the COL18A1 gene encoding collagen alpha-1(XVIII) chain isoform X6, giving the protein MRLSFPSLPSARENLSTEVSLLELIGDPPPEEIIKIYGPENNPGYVFGPNANTGQVARYHLPSPFYRDFSLLFHIQPTTPQAGVLFAITDSSQSIIYVGVKLSDLQMGKQQIIFYYTEPGSQNSYAAATFTVPTLLNQWTRFAISVEEDEVILYLDCEEHERVHFERSPDEMELEEGSGLFVAQAGGADPDKYQGVIADLRLRGDPRAAEHQCEEEEEDDTEASGDFGSGAEDRHHPSGKDKDIPGLLDAIPVTSPPVAAGSETRSSAGSPQQAERTRVEERLQVSTGGTGPKGEKGEKGERGLKGDSGTSGILGTGTAKGEKGEKGELGIKGSAGFGYPGSKGQKGEPGEPGPPGPLSRHTDSLSLEKVIGPPGPTGAPGKDGAPGRDGEPGDPGEDGKPGEMGPQGFPGTPGESGQKGEKGDPGMGPRGPPGPPGPPGPPGPSFKQDRLTFIDMEGSGFGGDLETLRGPRGPPGPPGPPGVPGLPGEPGRFGMNSTDLPGPPGLPGRDGTPGPPGPEGPLGPPGKDGMPGPPGPKGERGDMGDLGLPGAPGPKGSKGEAGPAGPPGETGLAGLPGPVGPRGPPGPPGPPGPGYETGFGDMEGSGLPLTTGSPGPRGPSGPQGVPGLPGIKGEVGSLGQPGPPGPKGDAGVPGVDGRPGLEGFPGPQGPKGNRGSPGEKGERGQDGVGLPGPPGPPGPPGQVIYISSEDRPLAALPGPEGRPGHAGFPGPVGLKGDRGSPGIQGAPGMKGEKGEPGIIISPDGTVITANVKGQKGEPGQQGPMGPSGPHGRAGMKGEIGFPGRPGRPGMNGLKGEKGDPVDISGVLGLQGPPGPPGPPGPPGPPGSVVYDSNNGFSDASRPSFPGFYQFPGQKGEKGDVGAPGPPGQFPYDLSRFSANLRGDKGEAGPKGEKGEPGGSTLYGPSVSGPPGPQGYPGPPGPKGESIVGPPGPPGPQGPPGIGYEGRQGPPGPPGPPGPPSFPGPHRQAISIPGPPGPPGPPGPPGTSGTSLGLRTMPTYQAMLSTAHELPEGGLIFLADRQELYVRLRGGFRRVLLEEHTLVPSSALDNEVYDKLPSIHYGGAQQPMHPLRNHSPPPTARPWRGDEVVANQHRLPQPPLLQQHELLNSYYIHRWPDPAPVAAHVHQDFQPALHLVALNTPLSGGMRGIRGADFQCFQQARQVGLVGTFRAFLSSRLQDLYSIVRRADRTAVPIVNLRDEVLFSNWEALFTGSEAPLRAGARILSFDGRDILRDSAWPQKSIWHGSDAKGRRLPESYCEAWRTEERGTSGQASSLSSGKLLEQSASSCQHAFAVLCIENSFMTATKK
- the COL18A1 gene encoding collagen alpha-1(XVIII) chain isoform X5; amino-acid sequence: MRPGCAPPRLLLLGLFVLLLPAASQEPENLSTEVSLLELIGDPPPEEIIKIYGPENNPGYVFGPNANTGQVARYHLPSPFYRDFSLLFHIQPTTPQAGVLFAITDSSQSIIYVGVKLSDLQMGKQQIIFYYTEPGSQNSYAAATFTVPTLLNQWTRFAISVEEDEVILYLDCEEHERVHFERSPDEMELEEGSGLFVAQAGGADPDKYQGVIADLRLRGDPRAAEHQCEEEEEDDTEASGDFGSGAEDRHHPSGKDKDIPGLLDAIPVTSPPVAAGSETRSSAGSPQQAERTRVEERLQVSTGGTGPKGEKGEKGERGLKGDSGTSGILGTGTAKGEKGEKGELGIKGSAGFGYPGSKGQKGEPGEPGPPGPLSRHTDSLSLEKVIGPPGPTGAPGKDGAPGRDGEPGDPGEDGKPGEMGPQGFPGTPGESGQKGEKGDPGMGPRGPPGPPGPPGPPGPSFKQDRLTFIDMEGSGFGGDLETLRGPRGPPGPPGPPGVPGLPGEPGRFGMNSTDLPGPPGLPGRDGTPGPPGPEGPLGPPGKDGMPGPPGPKGERGDMGDLGLPGAPGPKGSKGEAGPAGPPGETGLAGLPGPVGPRGPPGPPGPPGPGYETGFGDMEGSGLPLTTGSPGPRGPSGPQGVPGLPGIKGEVGSLGQPGPPGPKGDAGVPGVDGRPGLEGFPGPQGPKGNRGSPGEKGERGQDGVGLPGPPGPPGPPGQVIYISSEDRPLAALPGPEGRPGHAGFPGPVGLKGDRGSPGIQGAPGMKGEKGEPGIIISPDGTVITANVKGQKGEPGQQGPMGPSGPHGRAGMKGEIGFPGRPGRPGMNGLKGEKGDPVDISGVLGLQGPPGPPGPPGPPGPPGSVVYDSNNGFSDASRPSFPGFYQFPGQKGEKGDVGAPGPPGQFPYDLSRFSANLRGDKGEAGPKGEKGEPGGSTLYGPSVSGPPGPQGYPGPPGPKGESIVGPPGPPGPQGPPGIGYEGRQGPPGPPGPPGPPSFPGPHRQAISIPGPPGPPGPPGPPGTSGTSLGLRTMPTYQAMLSTAHELPEGGLIFLADRQELYVRLRGGFRRVLLEEHTLVPSSALDNEVYDKLPSIHYGGAQQPMHPLRNHSPPPTARPWRGDEVVANQHRLPQPPLLQQHELLNSYYIHRWPDPAPVAAHVHQDFQPALHLVALNTPLSGGMRGIRGADFQCFQQARQVGLVGTFRAFLSSRLQDLYSIVRRADRTAVPIVNLRDEVLFSNWEALFTGSEAPLRAGARILSFDGRDILRDSAWPQKSIWHGSDAKGRRLPESYCEAWRTEERGTSGQASSLSSGKLLEQSASSCQHAFAVLCIENSFMTATKK
- the COL18A1 gene encoding collagen alpha-1(XVIII) chain isoform X1; this translates as MRALQALHWGQAPASAPECLCLRSKGACFPLPMALHHLGLWLLLASCCFSSSDAQLLDWIWGSPKTTGTPMASSIAETSPTLSTPLSSAAAGDVATTQRHWEPEPSMAAPTGQESTESTDGTKQGDRSTVGITVPTSTTWTAAPPRSTAPTRSPTETPWLLGMGNPNTTELPWQQEGTGGPLQRPAATHPENLSTEVSLLELIGDPPPEEIIKIYGPENNPGYVFGPNANTGQVARYHLPSPFYRDFSLLFHIQPTTPQAGVLFAITDSSQSIIYVGVKLSDLQMGKQQIIFYYTEPGSQNSYAAATFTVPTLLNQWTRFAISVEEDEVILYLDCEEHERVHFERSPDEMELEEGSGLFVAQAGGADPDKYQGVIADLRLRGDPRAAEHQCEEEEEDDTEASGDFGSGAEDRHHPSGKDKDIPGLLDAIPVTSPPVAAGSETRSSAGSPQQAERTRVEERLQVSTGGTGPKGEKGEKGERGLKGDSGTSGILGTGTAKGEKGEKGELGIKGSAGFGYPGSKGQKGEPGEPGPPGPLSRHTDSLSLEKVIGPPGPTGAPGKDGAPGRDGEPGDPGEDGKPGEMGPQGFPGTPGESGQKGEKGDPGMGPRGPPGPPGPPGPPGPSFKQDRLTFIDMEGSGFGGDLETLRGPRGPPGPPGPPGVPGLPGEPGRFGMNSTDLPGPPGLPGRDGTPGPPGPEGPLGPPGKDGMPGPPGPKGERGDMGDLGLPGAPGPKGSKGEAGPAGPPGETGLAGLPGPVGPRGPPGPPGPPGPGYETGFGDMEGSGLPLTTGSPGPRGPSGPQGVPGLPGIKGEVGSLGQPGPPGPKGDAGVPGVDGRPGLEGFPGPQGPKGNRGSPGEKGERGQDGVGLPGPPGPPGPPGQVIYISSEDRPLAALPGPEGRPGHAGFPGPVGLKGDRGSPGIQGAPGMKGEKGEPGIIISPDGTVITANVKGQKGEPGQQGPMGPSGPHGRAGMKGEIGFPGRPGRPGMNGLKGEKGDPVDISGVLGLQGPPGPPGPPGPPGPPGSVVYDSNNGFSDASRPSFPGFYQFPGQKGEKGDVGAPGPPGQFPYDLSRFSANLRGDKGEAGPKGEKGEPGGSTLYGPSVSGPPGPQGYPGPPGPKGESIVGPPGPPGPQGPPGIGYEGRQGPPGPPGPPGPPSFPGPHRQAISIPGPPGPPGPPGPPGTSGTSLGLRTMPTYQAMLSTAHELPEGGLIFLADRQELYVRLRGGFRRVLLEEHTLVPSSALDNEVYDKLPSIHYGGAQQPMHPLRNHSPPPTARPWRGDEVVANQHRLPQPPLLQQHELLNSYYIHRWPDPAPVAAHVHQDFQPALHLVALNTPLSGGMRGIRGADFQCFQQARQVGLVGTFRAFLSSRLQDLYSIVRRADRTAVPIVNLRDEVLFSNWEALFTGSEAPLRAGARILSFDGRDILRDSAWPQKSIWHGSDAKGRRLPESYCEAWRTEERGTSGQASSLSSGKLLEQSASSCQHAFAVLCIENSFMTATKK